The following are encoded together in the Acinetobacter radioresistens DSM 6976 = NBRC 102413 = CIP 103788 genome:
- a CDS encoding ABZJ_00068 family colistin stress protein, whose amino-acid sequence MLKLFIILISFITFALMACDPRSQEKNTAESAWQTAETTDQSEETVN is encoded by the coding sequence TTGCTGAAACTGTTTATTATTTTAATTTCTTTTATTACATTCGCATTAATGGCCTGTGATCCACGCTCCCAAGAAAAAAATACGGCTGAATCAGCCTGGCAGACAGCCGAAACTACCGACCAGAGTGAGGAAACTGTTAATTAA